The genome window GCATCGGCAAACGACTCGTCGCCATCACGTGGATTCACTGCGCCAACCACGATCACGCCCTGCCGATGACTTGCTAAACGCTCCAGCGCCACCGTATCAAAATTCGCACCGCAGCCCACCATCTCACACGGACGTGTCGACACCGTGGCCTCCGCCTCCAATGCAGTAGCCTCAATGACAGGCACCGCATTCACTTCAGGCAGCAAGGGATCACGAAACGGGAAATTCAAATGCACCGGCCCCGCGTTACCATTCAGCGAGCGATCCACCGCATGCACCAAGGTCTGGCGCAAATAAGCCAATAGCGCAGGCGTGCTCTCTGGCAGCGCCATTTCATAAAACGCCCGCACCGAATCACCAAAAATCTTCATTTGATCGATGGTCTGCCCCGACGAGCAATCACGCAGCTCCGCTGGACGATCCGCCGTCAACACCAGCAACGGTGTGCCTGACATCGAAGCCTCCAAGACCGCAGGATGATAATTCACTACCGCCGAACCGGAGGTGCAGACCAAGGCAACCGGCTTACGTGTGCGCTTCGCCAAGCCTAGCGCAAAGAAGCCCGCCGACCGTTCATCCAAAATTGAGATCGCCTCCAGTTTCGGATTCCGTGCCGCCGCAATCGTCAACGGCGTCGAGCGCGAGCCCGGCGAGACCACCACCGTCTCCACTCCGAGGCGCGCCAGCACCTCCATCGTCAAGGCACCCCACACTGAATTAACATTGGAGCGCGCAAGCGCATCGAAAGAACTAGAATTTTGATCGGTCACAGGATGATTAGTAAAGCTCACAGAGATTGAATAAAAATCCAGCAATGACAACCACGGAGAACGTTGAACGTCCAACGCCGAACTTTGAACGTCGAATATCTGAAACGTAGGGGCTTTGCTCCGCGAAGACCGCGACAACACCGCTCAAATCAAAAAAGTGACACAGGCATTCCTGCCTGTCTTCAGAGAAATGGTCCAAGCACTGAAATAGCATTGCACCCAAAAGACAGAAGCCATTCATCCTAAATAAATGAGTTGAACCACGAATGGACACGAATGAACACGAATGAACACGAATGAAAATCTATAAACACTTCATATTCAAAGCACCTCCCCTCGAATACCTCAGAGCCTCATTAAATTTAAACTTCGCCATATTGGCGACTCATCAGATTCGTGTAAATTAGTGTGCATTCGTGGTTTCTAAAATTGAACCTAAGCCTACTGCCGTATTTAGGTTCATAGACACTTCTCCTCTAAACAAACGAAACGCTCAAAAAAGCATTTAATCCACACACAATGAAAGCACTCATCGGAGTCGGCATCTTATTAATCGTCATCGGTCTCCTCGGCAAAGTCTCAACCACTACGAGTATGGCAGCGATCACCACCGAAATTTCTAAGGATGCCAACAATTTGGAGGAATACTCTGAGCAAATTGCTGAGAATCGTCAGAAAGCAGACATCTACCGCTGGGTCACAATTTCAGGCGTCGTTGTCTTCTTTGGCTCACGGGTGGTGTTACGCGCCCAGGCAAGACGTGCAAAAAACCAATACTAACTCAATCACTTGCCCCATTTCCCCATGAGCCAATTTTGTAAATACTGCAAACGAAACGCAGCTTACTCAGAGAAGCAATTGACATGGAAAGGATTCACCTTTTGCGACCAAGCATGCCAACAGGCCTATTCAGACAAGAAAAAGGGCATCAAAGAAATCATCAGTATCAATACACTAATTTACCCAGCCCTATTTGGACTAGCCTCTGGGAGCCTAGGATTATATGGTCTATTCAGCGGGAGAGCATTTATGCCGGAACTCAATAGTAGCAGTTCGTATCAAGGCACGAATGACAGCTTTTGGGTAACTAAAGCGGATCCTTGGATGTATTGGACAGTCATCCTAATAGAACTAGGCCTGTTCCTCTTCATGGTCATCGCATGTGTCAGGCACTATCTAAAAAATAAACACAAGATACGTTTTGAGAACTAAGCTCGCAACGCCTCCAACAATTCCAATGCGTCCGGCGAATCCGAATGCACGCAAAGAGTCTCTGCACTAAAGGCAACGCTGCCTCCGTCGACCGTCGGCATTGCGCCCGTTTGCTGCCACTGACGCAAACGCTCTACTGCCGCAGACACTCCATCGATCAACGCCCCGGGTTGATCGCGTGGCACCAGTTGACCGCTCTCAGTATAGCCGCGATCCGCAAAGGCTTCCTCCCAGACACGAATACCGTCGGCTCGTGCCACTCGTGACAGCCGTCCACCAGCCAGCGAAAAGATCCCGACATTGGTATCCATCAATTTGATACGCCGCAGATAGGCTTCAGCTAATCGATCATTCTGCTCTACCGCATGGTATAACGTGCCATGTAGTTTCACATAACTGACCGGCACATCCACCTCACCCGCAAGCGCAACAAAACTCCCCAATTGCTCCTGCAAGAGTGCATCCAACTCTGCAACGCTCGGCACAGCGCCGCCACGCCCACCAGCAACCGCCAAACCAGGATGCGCACCCACTAGCACGCCAAAGCGCTTCGCCAGTTCAAGTGTCGCACGTGTTTTCTCCAAACTACCCGCATGCACACCGCAGCAGATATTCGCCGCCCCGACACGCGCCATCAAACACTCGGTCTGTGCCGCGCTCTCATTTTCACCCAAATCACAATTCAGTAGTAGTTCGCCCATTGTTGATGTTCTCTTATAAATTTAAAATCATTTCCTACGCAGCAAATACTTCACCTCATCAAAGAGTCCTGAGTATTTCCGCTCACGCCCAGCGTAGTGCTCTAGCACATAGAATAAAAAATAGTAGAAGCGGCACGCACTCCAAGCTAAGATCCCCAACAGCACCAGCGTCTCCCAGCGAAAACTCTGCAGCAACAAGCCCAAGCCAGCGAGCACCGCAACCAGCAGGAAAAGCAGCCCCTTCAGGATCAACAGCTTCTTACTTTTTATATCCGAGAATACATCCATAATCTAATCGCCCCCACAGCCACCACTACTACAGCCATTCACCACTGAGCCAATTCAGCATAAAAGCTTTGGTGCATTCTGCGCCTACTTGCGGCCAGCCCCACTCGCCTCATCTTCAGCTCTAGTAACGATTGCGACGTTGAAAATCTCTTTTTTTCGCCTCTCTTTGCCTCTCGAGTTCAGCCGCTCGCGCCTC of Lentimonas sp. CC4 contains these proteins:
- a CDS encoding 5-oxoprolinase subunit PxpA, producing the protein MGELLLNCDLGENESAAQTECLMARVGAANICCGVHAGSLEKTRATLELAKRFGVLVGAHPGLAVAGGRGGAVPSVAELDALLQEQLGSFVALAGEVDVPVSYVKLHGTLYHAVEQNDRLAEAYLRRIKLMDTNVGIFSLAGGRLSRVARADGIRVWEEAFADRGYTESGQLVPRDQPGALIDGVSAAVERLRQWQQTGAMPTVDGGSVAFSAETLCVHSDSPDALELLEALRA